In Anaerolineae bacterium, the DNA window CGGCAAGCCGTGTTAGAAGGTTGGTCATTGGAAGAAGCGCGCCAGAATGACCGCCGGCCCAGCGGCCAGCGCAGTGGCGGCGGCAGTAGAGACCGCCGGGGGGGTGGCGGCGGCGACAAAAATCGTCGCGGTGGAGGCAGTGGCCAGCGCCGGCGTTACTAATAATTAGTTTACCATTGTCCTTGAATGATGGAGGAATAGCTCTATGTATCCCGGCCAATTTGGTGCAGATAATTCCTGGGAACCGGAACCCCAGCCCAAACCATCCTTTTTAAAAAGGGGGCTGCATTTGGCGCGCGAAGTTCTGGAAACCATTGTCCCGGCGGTGTTGATTGCCCTGTTGATCAACCTGTTTCTGGCCCAGGCCACCCGGGTGTACGGCCAGAGTATGGAGCCGAACCTGCACACCGACCAGCGTTTGATTGTGGAAAAACTATCTTACAATCCCTTCCTGCGCCAGTACTTTGGCTTCAACGGCCCCCAACGCGGCGATGTGGTGGTGATCCGCCTGGCTACCCAGGGAGACGAATTGCTCATTAAACGGGTGATTGGTTTGCCGGGCGATATGGTAGAAATTCGTCAGGGCCACGTTTTTGTCAATGGGCAATCTTTAACCGAGCCTTATTTGGCCGCCGACACCCCCGGCCGTTTTGGCCCCACTACCATTCCCCCCTTGCATATTTTTGTTTTGGGAGATAACCGGAATTCGTCTAACGACTCGCGTAGTTTTGGCACCGTTTCCTTAAAGGACGTGGTGGGCCGGGCCTGGTTCTCTTACTGGCCCCCCAACCAGGCCGGTTTTGTAAAATAACAGTTAGCCTGTTCAACGAGTCAGCGAATTAGAAAGTCGGTGAGTTATCATTGGCTGATTCGCTGGCTTGTTTTTTGATATGGAGGAATCCTTGTCGGCAACGCCCAAATGGACTCCCGCTACCAAGTGGGTTATCCTGATAATATGCCTCATTTTGATTGGGGCGGCGGTATGGCGGTTCAGCATTGTGCTGGCCCCGCTGGTGGTGGCGGTTATCATTGGCTATATTCTCAACCCGGTGGTCAACTGGCTCACCGCCCGAACCCCGCTCAAACGCGGCCTGGCCGCTGCCATTGTTTATCTCATTTTTCTCTTTATTTTGGCCCTCATTCCCACCATTGGCACGCCCGTGATGGTGGCCCAGATCAGAGCTTTAAATGTTGACATGCACCAACTGGGCAGTCAAATAAATGAAGCAATGGATTATCAAATTGCTATAGGCAATGTGAGAGGCAATCTGAGTTTACTGATTGAGCCGGTTACCGGCAGCCTGGACCAGGCCTTATCACCCATAGCTTCCTGGGCGGC includes these proteins:
- the lepB gene encoding signal peptidase I, producing the protein MYPGQFGADNSWEPEPQPKPSFLKRGLHLAREVLETIVPAVLIALLINLFLAQATRVYGQSMEPNLHTDQRLIVEKLSYNPFLRQYFGFNGPQRGDVVVIRLATQGDELLIKRVIGLPGDMVEIRQGHVFVNGQSLTEPYLAADTPGRFGPTTIPPLHIFVLGDNRNSSNDSRSFGTVSLKDVVGRAWFSYWPPNQAGFVK